A window of the Haloarcula litorea genome harbors these coding sequences:
- a CDS encoding haloacid dehalogenase type II, with amino-acid sequence MPFDPERVTTVTFDSYSTIVDVEAAERALRERVPDPEPVSRLWRSRSLAYTFVANAVDAYKPFYEMNRDALTYALAVHDVDLTPEERDEILAVYHELDVFEDVRDGMDRLHDAGYDCYVVSNGNPEMLDSMVDHAGIGGLVADTISADEIQTFKPDAELYRHAAARTGTPIDEIAHVTAGYFDVYGAMHAGMQGVWVNRDGGPWDEFAGQPDLTIGSFHDLVEELAD; translated from the coding sequence ATGCCGTTCGACCCCGAACGCGTCACGACGGTCACGTTCGACTCGTACAGCACCATCGTCGACGTGGAGGCGGCCGAGCGGGCGCTCCGCGAGCGCGTGCCCGACCCCGAGCCGGTGTCGCGGCTCTGGCGCTCGCGGTCGCTCGCGTACACGTTCGTCGCCAACGCCGTCGACGCGTACAAGCCGTTCTACGAGATGAACCGCGACGCGCTGACCTACGCGCTGGCGGTCCACGACGTCGACCTCACGCCCGAGGAACGGGACGAGATCCTCGCGGTCTACCACGAACTCGACGTGTTCGAGGACGTGCGCGACGGGATGGACCGACTCCACGACGCCGGCTACGACTGCTACGTCGTCTCGAACGGCAACCCGGAGATGTTGGACTCGATGGTCGACCACGCCGGCATCGGCGGCCTCGTCGCAGACACGATCAGCGCCGACGAGATCCAGACGTTCAAGCCCGACGCCGAACTGTACCGCCACGCCGCCGCGCGCACGGGAACGCCAATCGACGAGATCGCCCACGTCACGGCGGGCTACTTCGACGTCTACGGCGCGATGCACGCGGGGATGCAGGGCGTGTGGGTGAACCGCGACGGCGGCCCGTGGGACGAGTTCGCCGGCCAACCGGACCTGACGATCGGGTCCTTCCACGACCTCGTCGAGGAGCTGGCGGACTGA
- a CDS encoding SDR family NAD(P)-dependent oxidoreductase — translation MSDRFSVDGPAVVTGASRGIGRAVADQFAADGADVAVCSRDEDEITEAAAEITAAHPGDAIGVECDVRDRDAVGALVEAAVAEFGDLSVLVNNAGASFMASFEDISENGWQSVVDVNLTGTVNCSQAAADHLAGGGSVVNVASVAGLDGAPYMSHYAASKAAIVNLTRTLSYEWAGDDVRVNCVAPGYVATPGLESQMGISAEQVDRDRVDRNVGVSAEIADVVRFLASDAASFVTGQTLTPRGVPPIEETPDL, via the coding sequence ATGTCTGACAGGTTCAGTGTCGACGGGCCGGCGGTGGTGACCGGCGCGTCCCGGGGGATCGGCCGGGCGGTCGCCGACCAGTTCGCCGCAGACGGTGCGGACGTGGCCGTCTGCTCGCGCGACGAGGACGAGATCACCGAGGCCGCCGCCGAGATCACGGCGGCCCACCCGGGCGACGCGATCGGCGTGGAGTGCGACGTGCGCGACCGCGACGCGGTCGGGGCGCTGGTCGAGGCCGCAGTCGCGGAGTTCGGCGACCTCTCGGTCCTCGTGAACAACGCCGGCGCGTCCTTTATGGCCTCCTTCGAGGACATCTCCGAGAACGGCTGGCAGTCGGTCGTCGACGTCAACCTCACGGGCACGGTCAACTGTTCGCAGGCGGCCGCCGACCACCTCGCCGGTGGCGGCAGCGTCGTCAACGTCGCCAGCGTCGCCGGCCTCGACGGCGCACCCTACATGAGCCACTACGCCGCCTCGAAGGCCGCCATCGTCAACCTCACGCGGACGCTGAGCTACGAGTGGGCGGGCGACGACGTGCGCGTCAACTGCGTGGCACCGGGCTACGTCGCCACCCCGGGGCTCGAATCGCAGATGGGCATCAGCGCCGAGCAGGTCGACCGCGACCGGGTCGACCGCAACGTCGGGGTCAGCGCGGAGATCGCCGACGTGGTCCGGTTCCTCGCCAGCGACGCGGCCTCGTTCGTCACCGGGCAGACGCTGACGCCCCGCGGCGTCCCGCCCATCGAGGAGACGCCGGACCTCTGA
- a CDS encoding 6-hydroxymethylpterin diphosphokinase MptE-like protein, protein MDFETWEPVYQRLLDAFGYPRSGDERARDRLDQLLAGVGTYDPAALDLSGATVAVAGAGPSLEDEAGRAAAADAVLAASTAADRLAEVGVAVDAMVTDLDKTPATSRRLTESGTPVFVHAHGDNVPAVEEHVPTFAAGFVVPTTQAAPTATVRNFGGFTDGDRAAFVADHFGADRIEFVGWDFDDQSVDAEKRRKLVWAERLLHWLERRRGERFAVLDGRRDDIDPIGGAS, encoded by the coding sequence ATGGACTTCGAGACCTGGGAGCCCGTCTACCAGCGGCTCCTCGACGCCTTCGGCTACCCCCGTAGCGGGGACGAGCGGGCCCGTGACCGGCTCGATCAGCTGCTCGCCGGCGTCGGGACGTACGATCCGGCGGCGCTCGACCTGTCGGGAGCGACGGTCGCCGTCGCCGGGGCCGGCCCGTCGCTGGAAGACGAGGCCGGTCGTGCGGCCGCTGCGGACGCCGTGCTGGCGGCCTCGACGGCCGCCGACCGGCTCGCCGAGGTCGGCGTCGCGGTCGACGCGATGGTGACGGACCTCGACAAGACCCCGGCGACGAGCAGGCGGCTCACCGAGTCGGGGACGCCGGTGTTCGTCCACGCCCACGGCGACAACGTCCCGGCCGTCGAGGAGCACGTCCCGACCTTCGCCGCCGGGTTCGTCGTCCCGACCACGCAGGCCGCGCCGACCGCGACGGTCCGGAACTTCGGCGGCTTCACGGACGGCGACCGAGCGGCCTTCGTCGCCGACCACTTCGGGGCCGACCGCATCGAGTTCGTCGGCTGGGACTTCGACGACCAGTCCGTGGACGCGGAGAAGCGACGGAAACTCGTCTGGGCCGAGCGGCTCCTCCACTGGCTGGAACGCCGCCGTGGCGAGCGGTTCGCGGTGCTGGACGGGCGGCGCGACGACATCGACCCGATCGGCGGCGCGTCCTGA